The Nitrospira tepida genome includes a window with the following:
- the argS gene encoding arginine--tRNA ligase, translating into MSRGVVREKIEALLHQALRQARERGELKADPMPSITLDAPKRPEWGDLASTVAMALAAPEQRAPHEIAQIIVSNMAERERWLDRVEIVRPGFLNMTVKREMWLEVLREIERLGTRYGTNQLAQGQRLLIEFVSANPTGPLHVGHGRGAAVGQALANLFEAAGAEVVREYYINDAGRQMKLLGASVLARYEQLNGRESPVPEDGYQGQYIEDVAAQVLAQVGTAFLQLPREEAERRCQSVAYDRLVNEIRADLARFGVTFQSWFSEASLQQSGAVLRVVQELKTRGLIVEQEGAIWFRSSAYGDEKDRVVQKQDGDFTYLASDIAYHRDKLLRGYDRLINVWGADHHGYIPRMQAVMEAFGYPRTHLGVVLVQMVSLLRGGKKVEMSKRAGEFITLREVIDEVGADAAKFSFLMRRSDTHLDFDLELAKQQSADNPVYYVQYAHARVASLCRVAESRGITVPDPSQADLSALADPDEFGLIRKLSLYPTIVEGAVLAMEPHRVAVYLQELAGQLHAFYFRHRILPPAAEAEVEQETTAQESETKPGATGTDAAALSSCHRDVLTPELTGARLALMRQVRQVIHNGLGLLGVSAPERM; encoded by the coding sequence ATGTCGCGCGGAGTCGTACGGGAAAAAATCGAGGCGTTGCTCCACCAGGCCCTCCGGCAGGCACGGGAACGAGGAGAACTGAAGGCGGATCCCATGCCGTCGATCACGCTCGACGCTCCCAAGAGGCCGGAATGGGGGGATCTTGCCTCGACGGTTGCCATGGCGCTGGCGGCCCCGGAACAAAGGGCGCCTCACGAGATCGCCCAAATCATCGTGAGCAACATGGCCGAGCGCGAGCGGTGGCTCGATCGCGTCGAGATCGTGCGGCCTGGATTTCTCAACATGACCGTGAAGCGTGAAATGTGGCTGGAAGTCTTACGGGAAATCGAACGACTGGGGACCCGCTACGGCACCAACCAACTGGCGCAGGGGCAGCGCCTCCTGATCGAGTTCGTCAGCGCCAACCCCACCGGTCCGCTCCACGTCGGGCATGGACGGGGAGCCGCGGTCGGCCAGGCGCTGGCCAATTTGTTCGAAGCGGCGGGCGCCGAAGTGGTGCGCGAGTACTACATCAACGATGCCGGCCGGCAAATGAAGCTGCTCGGGGCGTCAGTCCTGGCGCGCTATGAGCAACTCAACGGCCGCGAATCGCCGGTGCCGGAGGACGGTTACCAGGGACAGTACATCGAGGACGTCGCCGCACAGGTCCTCGCACAGGTGGGCACGGCCTTCCTTCAACTGCCGAGGGAGGAGGCGGAGCGGCGATGCCAGAGCGTGGCCTATGATCGGCTGGTGAACGAGATTCGAGCCGATCTCGCCCGGTTCGGCGTGACGTTTCAGTCATGGTTCAGCGAGGCGTCGCTTCAACAGTCCGGGGCCGTCCTCCGTGTCGTTCAGGAGCTGAAAACCCGCGGCCTGATTGTGGAACAGGAGGGCGCCATCTGGTTCCGGTCGTCCGCCTACGGCGATGAGAAGGATCGGGTCGTGCAGAAGCAGGATGGTGACTTCACCTATCTGGCCTCCGACATCGCCTACCATCGCGACAAATTGCTTCGGGGCTATGACCGTCTCATCAATGTCTGGGGCGCCGACCACCACGGCTACATTCCGCGGATGCAGGCGGTCATGGAGGCCTTCGGATATCCGAGGACTCACCTGGGAGTGGTCCTGGTCCAGATGGTCAGTCTGCTTCGCGGCGGGAAGAAGGTGGAAATGTCGAAGCGCGCGGGGGAATTCATCACGCTTCGCGAGGTGATCGACGAAGTGGGGGCGGATGCGGCCAAGTTTTCCTTTCTCATGCGGCGTTCCGACACGCATTTGGATTTCGATCTGGAATTGGCCAAGCAACAATCCGCCGACAACCCCGTCTATTACGTGCAATATGCCCACGCCAGGGTGGCCAGCCTCTGTCGGGTTGCAGAATCGCGAGGCATCACGGTCCCTGATCCCAGCCAAGCCGATCTGTCCGCCCTGGCCGACCCGGATGAATTTGGCTTGATTCGGAAGCTGTCGCTCTATCCGACGATCGTTGAAGGCGCCGTGCTCGCGATGGAGCCGCATCGCGTCGCCGTCTATCTCCAGGAACTGGCCGGTCAGCTTCATGCCTTTTATTTCCGACACCGTATTCTCCCGCCGGCTGCGGAGGCCGAGGTGGAACAGGAAACAACGGCCCAGGAATCGGAAACGAAGCCTGGAGCGACGGGAACAGACGCGGCGGCACTCTCCTCCTGTCACCGGGACGTGCTGACGCCTGAATTGACAGGCGCGCGGTTGGCCTTGATGCGACAGGTCCGCCAGGTGATTCACAACGGGCTGGGCCTTCTGGGAGTGTCGGCGCCGGAGCGGATGTAA
- a CDS encoding c-type cytochrome — MTWLKLVEGYMPMQMIFELAFCVGVFALLSYVLNKSGLAMSRFWQGILFWVFLVMYLKYRIYPPIPFSVRAMYGTAALVAVFMWLSSNEEDWKKFKQPILNVLDANTGLHKFLRTVWLVALPLLIGGFAYNSFLPSLDEPIELRTVHPAPPQNTKVHGKTFTLQTAYNPYRVNLEGKFDEDFARKLITEQSMGRLMQQKPEANPWDPNAQGYIKYVREGGEIFFQNCHFCHGDNLNGRGLHAFAFNPIPANFTDPGTLAQLQETFVFWRVAKGGIGLPPEGFPWASVMPPWEQHLTTDEIWKVILFEYWHTGYYPRTWD; from the coding sequence ATGACCTGGCTAAAGTTGGTCGAAGGGTACATGCCGATGCAGATGATATTTGAGCTCGCCTTCTGCGTCGGTGTGTTTGCCTTGCTGAGTTATGTGCTGAACAAGAGCGGGCTCGCGATGTCCCGGTTCTGGCAGGGTATCTTGTTTTGGGTCTTTCTCGTGATGTACCTGAAATACAGGATCTATCCGCCGATTCCGTTCAGCGTGAGGGCTATGTATGGAACCGCCGCGCTCGTGGCGGTCTTCATGTGGCTGTCCAGCAACGAAGAGGATTGGAAAAAATTCAAACAACCGATTCTTAATGTGTTGGACGCGAATACCGGACTGCACAAGTTTCTCCGTACCGTATGGCTGGTCGCATTACCCCTGCTCATCGGTGGCTTTGCGTATAATTCGTTCCTGCCCAGTCTGGATGAGCCTATCGAATTGCGAACCGTCCATCCGGCTCCCCCGCAAAACACCAAGGTGCATGGCAAGACGTTTACTCTTCAGACCGCCTACAACCCCTATCGAGTGAATCTCGAGGGAAAGTTCGATGAGGACTTTGCCAGAAAGCTCATCACCGAGCAGAGCATGGGGCGTCTGATGCAGCAGAAGCCGGAAGCCAATCCCTGGGATCCGAACGCCCAAGGCTATATCAAGTACGTTCGCGAGGGGGGAGAGATTTTCTTCCAGAACTGCCACTTTTGCCACGGTGACAATCTGAACGGCCGGGGCCTTCACGCCTTTGCGTTCAATCCTATTCCGGCGAATTTCACCGATCCCGGGACATTGGCGCAGCTTCAAGAAACCTTCGTTTTCTGGCGTGTGGCCAAGGGCGGAATCGGTCTTCCACCCGAGGGGTTCCCTTGGGCGTCCGTTATGCCGCCGTGGGAGCAACATTTGACCACGGATGAGATTTGGAAGGTCATTCTGTTTGAATACTGGCATACGGGTTACTATCCCCGTACATGGGATTAA
- a CDS encoding nitric oxide reductase has product MGNLLSTALDMGWPVLALLAGLLVYFQVSISNPDVKKRATFKTFIGMIATVMLFVAIANYKINFFAESRLLPVSLAIITAMTLMMGLYFANLSALFKIGGMMFFVAAFLSGYGNWLPQVEGGFPPPEVKLDFNSMSPQQLADEGEKIIFGGVGQSKVQGAIGKGQCPLCHGFNQGFLSERAPNLWGLPGRLEERLNDPRYHKGKPQDRDTVEKEAFPGAGTAETGQEYIAESHACPNCYVVAGFGVKGTNDKESPMPKIHKPPISLSIGELAAVDTWIYVREGKDAPSYDEIAKSYEKFIPESDRPAQQEEKKDAGGGGGGLLADGSEPVDQIFAKAQCIVCHTIPGIPGATGAVGPKLEEGTNAPLRIKSADYKGTAKTTREYIMESVINPSAYVVKPFADGVMPKIFGQKLSAGAINKIIDYLSQVQTGKEPPKIN; this is encoded by the coding sequence GTGGGGAATCTACTGTCGACTGCATTGGATATGGGATGGCCAGTCCTGGCTTTGCTCGCAGGCTTACTGGTGTATTTTCAGGTTTCCATCTCAAATCCTGATGTAAAGAAACGGGCAACATTCAAGACTTTCATCGGTATGATTGCGACCGTGATGCTCTTTGTCGCAATCGCGAATTACAAGATCAATTTCTTCGCAGAAAGCCGGCTGCTCCCCGTGTCATTGGCGATAATTACCGCCATGACGCTGATGATGGGCCTGTATTTCGCCAATCTCAGCGCCTTGTTCAAGATCGGCGGCATGATGTTCTTCGTCGCAGCGTTCTTGTCCGGCTATGGGAATTGGCTACCTCAGGTTGAGGGTGGATTTCCTCCTCCTGAGGTCAAGTTAGACTTCAACTCGATGAGCCCTCAACAGTTGGCCGATGAGGGGGAGAAGATCATTTTCGGCGGCGTGGGGCAAAGCAAAGTGCAAGGCGCCATCGGGAAGGGGCAGTGTCCTCTTTGTCACGGATTTAACCAGGGGTTTCTCAGCGAGCGCGCCCCGAACTTGTGGGGTTTGCCGGGAAGACTTGAAGAGCGACTGAATGATCCTCGGTATCACAAGGGCAAGCCGCAGGACAGAGATACGGTCGAGAAAGAAGCGTTTCCGGGGGCCGGAACTGCAGAGACAGGGCAAGAGTACATTGCCGAATCTCATGCCTGTCCAAACTGTTATGTCGTGGCGGGTTTCGGAGTCAAGGGTACGAATGACAAGGAAAGCCCGATGCCCAAGATCCATAAGCCTCCGATCTCTCTGTCCATCGGAGAGCTGGCGGCCGTCGATACCTGGATCTATGTGCGGGAGGGCAAAGATGCTCCCTCGTATGATGAGATTGCGAAGTCGTATGAGAAGTTCATCCCGGAATCGGATCGTCCGGCTCAGCAGGAAGAAAAGAAAGACGCTGGTGGAGGCGGGGGTGGATTGTTGGCTGACGGATCCGAGCCTGTCGATCAAATTTTTGCGAAGGCGCAATGTATCGTCTGCCATACGATCCCCGGTATTCCTGGAGCCACAGGCGCAGTAGGTCCAAAACTCGAGGAGGGGACCAACGCCCCGCTTCGAATCAAGTCTGCGGATTACAAGGGGACCGCGAAGACGACTCGTGAGTACATTATGGAGTCGGTCATCAACCCGAGCGCGTACGTCGTGAAGCCATTTGCCGACGGCGTGATGCCTAAGATCTTCGGTCAGAAGCTCAGCGCGGGAGCGATCAACAAGATCATCGATTACCTCTCGCAAGTCCAAACGGGAAAAGAACCCCCGAAGATCAACTAG
- a CDS encoding cytochrome ubiquinol oxidase subunit I: protein MGSVGRKKILSIMALSVMVGLLLLPIISSIPALAGGGGPAAGGPPPEVAAAKKDGDKKEEAKVEKGRDVYYKIEGIVSGAPAPKTTDGEKDYPRYNFESRVLIWFANQQHLYYGSFVLAVPIFCMIIEFVGVVSKDKAMGKKYDQLAYDFIKISLTAYSLTAILGGILIFTFLTLYPSFFGYLSSIFRPVMHIYALMFVAESGTLYIYYYGWDKMKTGFLKWIHLSMSVILNVIGTVLMFLANSWIGFMMSPAGVDEQGRFLGNIWHVLHTALWNPLNVHRILGNMAFGGGVVAAYAAYRFLSSKTDEDRAHYDWMGYVAMAIGVAFLIPLPFAGYWLMREVYAYRQQMGITLMGGLLAWLFIIQATMIGILFLSTNYYLWQALGRMRGAEKYFRYIKYLVFLLIVGFTVFITPHTMVMTPAELKAMGGQQHPVLGNYGVMSAKNGGINVIITTTVLSFIWYQRGNKVSTVSWSKFGNIFMGVFFFFAYFNIVWLAVYGYYIPANVRVGLSVPQVATTLSCLFMMGGLNLVMLKGAKQMGEVEWGKISARSQYALIMLATAFTWMMGLMGYIRSSVRLFWHVNEIMRDNSPWAYTHTVGFGANMISFNVLFFWISILFVFWVGSLTKKAAPVEAKAPAPGGAPQPVGGH from the coding sequence ATGGGCAGTGTAGGGCGAAAAAAAATTCTGTCGATCATGGCGTTGAGCGTCATGGTTGGCCTCCTTCTTCTGCCGATCATCTCTTCGATTCCTGCTCTTGCCGGAGGCGGTGGACCTGCGGCGGGTGGTCCTCCGCCTGAAGTGGCGGCGGCGAAGAAAGATGGGGATAAGAAGGAGGAGGCAAAAGTCGAGAAGGGACGTGACGTTTATTACAAGATCGAAGGCATTGTGTCCGGCGCTCCGGCGCCCAAGACAACCGATGGAGAGAAGGATTACCCCCGGTACAACTTTGAGAGTCGTGTGCTGATCTGGTTTGCCAACCAGCAGCATCTGTACTACGGAAGCTTCGTGCTGGCGGTGCCGATCTTCTGCATGATCATCGAGTTCGTGGGGGTGGTGTCGAAAGATAAGGCGATGGGCAAAAAGTACGATCAGTTGGCCTACGACTTTATCAAGATCAGTCTGACCGCCTATTCATTGACCGCCATCTTGGGCGGGATCCTGATCTTCACCTTTCTTACGCTCTATCCTTCCTTTTTCGGTTACCTGTCGAGCATTTTCCGTCCGGTCATGCATATCTATGCCTTGATGTTTGTGGCGGAGAGCGGGACCCTCTACATCTACTACTACGGGTGGGACAAGATGAAGACGGGCTTTCTGAAGTGGATTCACCTCAGCATGTCCGTGATCTTGAACGTTATTGGAACCGTGCTTATGTTCCTCGCTAACTCTTGGATCGGATTCATGATGTCGCCGGCCGGAGTTGACGAGCAGGGGCGCTTCCTCGGAAACATCTGGCACGTGCTGCATACAGCTCTGTGGAATCCCCTCAATGTACATCGCATCCTTGGCAATATGGCATTCGGAGGGGGCGTCGTGGCGGCCTATGCGGCCTATCGATTCCTCTCTTCCAAGACCGATGAAGACCGTGCGCATTATGATTGGATGGGCTATGTTGCCATGGCCATCGGGGTGGCGTTCCTCATCCCGTTGCCGTTCGCCGGGTATTGGTTGATGCGGGAGGTCTATGCCTATCGCCAGCAGATGGGGATCACGCTCATGGGAGGTCTGCTGGCTTGGTTGTTCATCATCCAGGCAACCATGATCGGCATCCTGTTCTTGAGCACCAACTATTATCTCTGGCAAGCGCTTGGCCGTATGAGAGGCGCCGAAAAATACTTCCGCTACATCAAGTATTTGGTGTTTCTCCTGATCGTTGGATTTACCGTTTTCATCACCCCTCATACCATGGTGATGACCCCCGCAGAGTTGAAGGCTATGGGAGGCCAGCAGCATCCAGTGTTGGGCAACTACGGGGTCATGTCGGCTAAGAACGGCGGTATTAACGTCATTATTACGACTACCGTTCTGAGTTTCATCTGGTATCAGCGAGGGAACAAGGTATCTACGGTGTCGTGGTCGAAGTTTGGGAACATCTTCATGGGGGTGTTCTTCTTCTTTGCGTATTTCAACATCGTCTGGCTGGCGGTCTACGGATACTACATTCCGGCCAACGTCCGAGTCGGACTGTCAGTTCCTCAGGTCGCAACGACGCTTTCCTGCCTGTTCATGATGGGGGGGCTCAACCTCGTCATGCTCAAAGGAGCCAAGCAGATGGGGGAGGTGGAGTGGGGCAAGATCTCCGCCCGCTCCCAATATGCCCTCATTATGTTGGCGACAGCGTTCACCTGGATGATGGGGCTGATGGGGTATATCCGCTCATCTGTCCGGTTGTTCTGGCACGTTAATGAAATCATGCGCGATAACTCACCATGGGCATACACCCATACGGTTGGGTTCGGCGCCAACATGATCTCATTTAACGTGTTGTTCTTCTGGATCAGTATTCTCTTTGTCTTCTGGGTCGGGTCGCTGACGAAGAAGGCGGCGCCGGTTGAAGCGAAAGCTCCGGCTCCAGGGGGGGCCCCACAGCCAGTGGGTGGCCACTAA
- the tgt gene encoding tRNA guanosine(34) transglycosylase Tgt, with amino-acid sequence MFAFRVHQEDVSSKARRGTLATRHGAIETPAFMPVGSLGAVKGISPAELEQLGYGLILNNAYHLFLRPGHVVVQQLGGLHAFTGWQGAILTDSGGFQVFSLAKLRRISDEGVTFQSHLDGSLQHVTPERAMEIQEALGADIIMAFDECPALPADRRQITGAVARTASWARRCLAAKRRSDQALFGIVQGGLEADLRAQAARDLVSLGFDGYAVGGLSVGEDKPSMYRMLDVTVPELPAQKPRYLMGVGMPEDLVEGVARGIDMFDCVVPTRHGRTGWLFTRTGRVLIKQAQYARDAGAIDPECGCPVCCRYSRAYLHHLYQAKEMLGLRLNTLHNLWYFASLMRDIRSSIEQRTFAAFRQAFYRCRQEAESPESGTGREAATGSVISREESS; translated from the coding sequence GTGTTTGCATTTCGCGTGCACCAGGAGGATGTTTCGAGCAAGGCCAGGCGCGGCACGCTGGCCACGCGACACGGCGCGATCGAAACTCCGGCCTTCATGCCGGTCGGGTCGCTCGGCGCCGTCAAGGGGATCAGCCCGGCAGAATTGGAGCAGCTTGGGTACGGGTTGATTCTCAATAATGCCTATCATCTGTTCCTGCGCCCCGGCCATGTAGTGGTGCAACAACTGGGAGGATTGCATGCCTTCACGGGGTGGCAGGGCGCCATCCTGACGGACAGCGGCGGCTTCCAGGTGTTTAGCCTTGCCAAACTTCGGCGGATCTCCGATGAAGGCGTCACTTTTCAATCGCACTTGGACGGGTCTTTGCAGCATGTGACGCCCGAACGGGCCATGGAAATTCAGGAAGCGCTCGGGGCGGACATCATCATGGCGTTTGACGAATGTCCCGCCTTGCCGGCCGATCGCAGGCAAATCACGGGGGCGGTCGCTCGGACGGCATCCTGGGCTCGGCGTTGTCTGGCGGCAAAGCGTCGTTCGGACCAGGCCCTGTTCGGGATCGTACAGGGAGGATTGGAAGCAGACCTGCGGGCTCAGGCGGCTCGCGATCTGGTCTCATTGGGCTTCGACGGCTATGCGGTCGGAGGGCTCTCCGTGGGAGAGGACAAACCCTCCATGTACCGGATGCTCGACGTGACGGTGCCGGAATTGCCGGCGCAAAAGCCACGGTATCTGATGGGGGTCGGAATGCCCGAGGACCTGGTCGAGGGCGTGGCCCGCGGGATCGACATGTTTGATTGCGTCGTGCCGACCCGCCATGGCCGCACGGGCTGGCTTTTTACAAGAACCGGCCGGGTGCTGATCAAGCAGGCGCAATATGCCCGCGATGCAGGTGCGATCGATCCGGAGTGCGGATGCCCGGTCTGCTGCCGCTATTCCCGGGCCTATCTGCACCATCTGTATCAGGCCAAGGAAATGTTGGGGTTGCGACTGAACACGCTGCATAACCTGTGGTACTTCGCCTCGCTGATGAGGGACATCCGGTCCTCGATCGAGCAGCGGACGTTCGCTGCCTTTCGACAGGCGTTTTACCGGTGCCGCCAGGAGGCGGAGTCGCCGGAGTCAGGGACGGGACGGGAGGCGGCTACGGGATCCGTGATAAGCAGGGAGGAATCATCGTGA
- the yajC gene encoding preprotein translocase subunit YajC — MNWLVSEAWAQSGNGGGGGPGLLLSLIPFLLIFAVFYFLLILPQQKRQKQLKEMLDQLKKGDKVVTASGIWGTITNIGKHTVTLQIADNTKIKMQREHIARVRTEEDE; from the coding sequence GTGAATTGGCTGGTATCGGAGGCATGGGCGCAGTCCGGCAATGGAGGAGGGGGAGGGCCGGGTCTGTTGCTGTCGCTGATTCCATTCCTCCTGATTTTTGCCGTGTTCTATTTTTTGCTGATTCTGCCGCAGCAAAAACGGCAGAAGCAGCTCAAGGAGATGCTGGACCAACTGAAAAAAGGCGACAAGGTGGTCACGGCATCAGGGATTTGGGGCACGATCACGAACATCGGCAAGCACACCGTCACGTTGCAGATTGCGGATAACACCAAGATCAAGATGCAGCGGGAACACATCGCCCGGGTGCGAACCGAAGAGGATGAGTAG
- a CDS encoding glycosyltransferase family 9 protein: protein MRAKFPRHDLALVARGEVGDLLKQAGEVSQVCGLEGAFGSTLFGGEPILPSPWREWLGRCDRAIGFLSDPEGTVRATLDRFAIAHVTLRSPFDGTLQAIHQSARFIEIVDQAVPTKVRLVPPLQISHNRRAEAGEILRSMGVKLLGDGLVAVHPGSGSPHKCADPRLYAGVITWAWDRGGQAVMIEGPADGEAVSAVTGLLSHRQVPILKQDDLNVLAAVLAQASLFVGNDSGVTHLAASVGTSTVALFGPTDPSRWAPIGPAVQVLQGGPCGCRPDWSRVRTCEARPCLRIDVSTLLSLCQRIVGT from the coding sequence ATGAGAGCAAAGTTCCCTCGGCATGATCTGGCCCTGGTGGCCAGAGGGGAAGTCGGAGACCTGCTCAAGCAGGCTGGTGAAGTGTCGCAGGTCTGTGGCTTAGAAGGAGCATTCGGCAGTACATTGTTCGGCGGAGAGCCTATCCTGCCCTCCCCATGGCGCGAGTGGTTGGGACGGTGCGATCGAGCGATTGGGTTTCTCTCCGATCCGGAGGGAACAGTCAGAGCGACATTGGACCGCTTCGCCATTGCCCACGTCACTCTTCGGTCGCCCTTCGACGGCACACTGCAAGCCATTCACCAGTCCGCTCGCTTCATTGAAATTGTCGACCAGGCAGTGCCGACGAAAGTAAGGCTTGTCCCGCCGTTGCAAATTTCTCACAACCGGCGGGCAGAGGCGGGAGAAATCTTGCGGAGCATGGGAGTGAAGCTTCTGGGCGATGGTCTGGTAGCCGTGCATCCCGGGAGTGGGAGCCCGCATAAATGCGCCGATCCTCGACTCTATGCCGGTGTCATCACGTGGGCGTGGGATCGAGGTGGCCAGGCTGTCATGATAGAGGGCCCAGCGGACGGAGAGGCGGTATCGGCGGTCACGGGGCTGCTTTCGCACAGACAGGTCCCAATCCTGAAACAGGACGACCTGAACGTCCTGGCGGCCGTCCTGGCGCAGGCCTCGCTGTTCGTTGGGAATGATTCGGGAGTGACGCATCTGGCGGCCTCGGTTGGAACGTCGACCGTGGCGCTGTTCGGACCGACCGATCCTTCCCGCTGGGCGCCGATCGGCCCGGCCGTGCAGGTCTTGCAGGGTGGCCCGTGCGGATGCCGGCCGGACTGGTCGCGCGTTCGGACTTGCGAGGCACGACCCTGTCTCCGCATCGATGTGTCGACGCTTCTCTCCCTCTGCCAACGTATCGTAGGCACGTAA
- the mobA gene encoding molybdenum cofactor guanylyltransferase yields the protein MSQSTKIENATALVLAGGRSVRMGEDKRFIKVGGRTLFDRVLDSLEPLFEEVIISVAVESDWLPVRGHRVVPDALPNCATLGGVYSGLSASDRDWVFAVACDMPFVNPSVIRTLADARNDADFVIARVKSRLQPMHAFYRKTCLPVLGKMAQNGDLRLQGLVSSSALHGLVLTDAEVIHGSEEELSFLNVNTPADFDLARRLLKPA from the coding sequence ATGTCACAATCGACAAAGATCGAGAACGCAACCGCGCTGGTACTGGCCGGAGGACGAAGCGTTCGAATGGGGGAGGATAAGCGGTTCATCAAGGTCGGCGGACGGACACTGTTCGATCGGGTCCTCGATAGCTTGGAGCCTCTGTTTGAAGAAGTCATCATTTCAGTGGCCGTGGAGTCGGATTGGCTGCCGGTCAGAGGGCATCGGGTGGTGCCTGACGCGCTACCCAATTGCGCCACGCTCGGGGGCGTCTACAGCGGTTTGTCGGCATCAGATCGGGACTGGGTGTTTGCGGTCGCCTGCGATATGCCGTTCGTCAACCCGTCCGTGATCCGCACCCTGGCGGATGCGCGCAATGACGCGGATTTCGTGATTGCCAGAGTAAAGTCGCGTCTCCAACCCATGCACGCGTTCTACCGAAAGACCTGTCTGCCTGTATTGGGCAAAATGGCGCAGAACGGAGATTTGAGACTGCAAGGGCTGGTCTCCAGCTCGGCATTGCATGGCCTCGTGCTGACGGACGCGGAGGTGATCCATGGCAGTGAGGAGGAGCTGTCATTCTTGAACGTGAACACGCCCGCTGATTTTGATCTCGCTCGGCGGTTACTCAAGCCGGCATAA
- a CDS encoding c-type cytochrome, with amino-acid sequence MTMQKGTRSKALLGLATAGFVLLSGSAVVTAHAEQAAPEGFKSQTLAPEPPADMIEAGKRVYFTKCVWCHGVDGAGDGPGADRLWPRPRNFNQGTFKIRHTASGELPLFNYKEQTPGKNDLFETVTHGLPGSAMPPWEGILTEEQRLQVLSFVTTQLVKDRKFTDKDTETQTVLQLAEIKQVPATKESIEKGAQLVVDKKCIECHGVTGRGDGNAFNLKDDWGFSIQPANWHKCWNFRGSRQDPYNVKNIFRTFSTGINGTPMPSFADSTTLEERWDIANFVNSLCERDKDGNPLEIDPLTDKPKINFVVRSGPVEGDISDDPDNEMWTNRERRIVALGGQITHKPRNFVTRIDDVWVKSLYNNDNIVFLFQWDDRTKSVAEEKPEWDPTEVNLDTYGVKEQAPKTGEPGSIAAAQNNYRAFNDAFAFQFPIKWQELPPPAKPRYLWGDNKYPVDIVKWEADGTVRSFKGTGWDQDFEERDDFEEKLKVLKSEWKNGRWTLMVQRPRKDDYEEYAYFEAGKYIPTVFFAWDGHNGDAGRKMSVSAFYYTILEPPIPKETYIYPVLIGLGVVVLEGWVLARRANRRKGKTF; translated from the coding sequence ATGACAATGCAGAAAGGAACTCGTTCCAAGGCCCTTCTCGGCCTCGCCACGGCAGGGTTTGTGCTGCTTTCCGGCAGCGCAGTGGTCACGGCTCATGCCGAGCAAGCTGCGCCCGAAGGGTTCAAAAGCCAGACGCTTGCTCCGGAGCCTCCTGCCGACATGATTGAGGCCGGGAAGCGTGTGTATTTTACGAAGTGTGTCTGGTGCCATGGTGTGGACGGTGCGGGGGATGGCCCGGGGGCAGATCGGTTGTGGCCTCGGCCGCGCAATTTCAATCAAGGCACGTTCAAGATCCGCCATACGGCGAGCGGCGAGTTGCCTCTGTTCAACTACAAGGAACAGACTCCGGGAAAGAACGACCTCTTTGAGACCGTGACCCATGGGTTGCCGGGATCTGCCATGCCGCCGTGGGAAGGTATTTTGACTGAGGAACAGCGGCTACAAGTTTTGTCGTTCGTGACCACCCAGTTGGTCAAGGATCGCAAGTTCACCGATAAAGATACTGAGACGCAAACCGTTCTTCAATTGGCCGAGATCAAGCAGGTTCCCGCAACCAAGGAAAGCATCGAAAAGGGAGCTCAGTTGGTGGTCGATAAGAAGTGTATTGAATGCCATGGCGTGACTGGCCGCGGTGATGGGAATGCCTTCAACTTGAAGGACGACTGGGGATTTTCGATCCAACCGGCCAATTGGCACAAGTGCTGGAATTTCCGCGGGAGCCGTCAGGATCCTTACAATGTGAAGAATATTTTTAGAACCTTCTCCACGGGGATCAACGGGACGCCGATGCCCTCGTTCGCGGACAGCACGACGCTGGAGGAGCGCTGGGATATTGCCAATTTTGTCAATTCGCTCTGTGAGCGAGACAAGGATGGCAATCCTCTGGAAATTGATCCGTTGACGGACAAGCCGAAGATCAATTTCGTGGTGCGCTCCGGTCCGGTCGAGGGCGACATTTCAGACGATCCGGACAATGAAATGTGGACCAATCGGGAGCGGAGAATTGTAGCGCTCGGGGGGCAGATTACCCATAAGCCACGGAATTTCGTGACCCGGATTGACGATGTCTGGGTAAAGTCCCTGTACAACAACGACAACATCGTGTTCTTGTTCCAGTGGGATGATCGGACAAAGAGCGTGGCCGAGGAAAAGCCAGAATGGGATCCGACCGAGGTCAATCTAGATACGTACGGGGTCAAGGAGCAGGCTCCCAAGACAGGCGAGCCCGGGTCGATTGCCGCTGCCCAGAACAATTATCGGGCGTTCAACGATGCGTTTGCCTTCCAATTCCCTATCAAGTGGCAGGAGCTTCCCCCGCCTGCTAAACCTCGGTATCTCTGGGGCGATAACAAATACCCGGTCGATATCGTGAAATGGGAAGCGGACGGCACTGTCCGGTCTTTCAAGGGGACCGGATGGGATCAGGACTTTGAAGAGCGCGATGACTTTGAAGAAAAGCTGAAGGTTCTGAAATCCGAATGGAAAAACGGTCGATGGACGCTGATGGTGCAGCGTCCGCGCAAAGACGACTACGAGGAGTATGCGTACTTTGAAGCGGGCAAGTATATTCCGACTGTCTTCTTCGCGTGGGATGGCCACAATGGCGATGCCGGCAGAAAGATGTCGGTGTCGGCCTTTTACTATACGATCCTGGAACCGCCGATTCCGAAGGAAACCTACATCTATCCGGTGCTGATCGGACTCGGTGTCGTGGTGCTGGAGGGGTGGGTCCTAGCCCGCCGGGCCAATAGGAGGAAGGGCAAGACCTTCTAG